One Camelina sativa cultivar DH55 chromosome 3, Cs, whole genome shotgun sequence genomic window carries:
- the LOC104778590 gene encoding uncharacterized protein LOC104778590 yields MEKPSKEAAAAPVSLYWDIKMFPVPDGYDARRVGPSIKRNLRKLGYTGPVTIIAIGVLTEVPFGILESLYSTGITLKNVGCTPRDAMSLFIDFYSVAPPPDNMVFLSAPPNCFQPFYYTHVDKLRKKGHYTTLLFARNSQDQKCLWEDNLLLADPGVLEGAKCGETGKPSFWDCDVCHGLRGYGFENFLTHLSTRQHKQLVIKHPS; encoded by the exons ATGGAGAAGCCTTCGAAGGAGGCAGCTGCGGCCCCAGTATCCTTATATTGGGACATAAAGATGTTTCCGGTCCCCGATGGCTATGATGCTCGTCGGGTGGGTCCGAGTATCAAACGGAATTTGAGGAAGTTAGGCTACACTGGTCCTGTCACCATCATTGCCATTGGCGTACTAACAGAGGTCCCCTTTGGCATCCTTGAATCCCTCTATTCTACTGGGATCACTCTTAAGAACGTGGGCTGCACTCCCAGAGACGCTATGAGTCTATTCATTGACTTTTATAGTGTTGCTCCACCCCCCGATAATATGGTGTTCCTATCCGCTCCACCAAACTGCTTTCAGCCATTCTACTATACGCATGTTGACAAGTTACGTAAGAAGGGACACTACACTACTTTACTGTTTGCACGTAATTCTCAAGATCAAAAGTGCCTCTGGGAAGATAACTTGCTTCTGGCAG ATCCAGGGGTACTCGAGGGGGCAAAGTGCGGTGAAACCGGTAAACCTTCCTTTTGGGATTGCGATGTGTGCCATGGTCTTCGTGGCTACGGCTTTGAAAATTTTCTCACCCATCTTTCTACTCGGCAACATAAACAATTGGTAATTAAGCATCCTAGCTGA